The Salvia miltiorrhiza cultivar Shanhuang (shh) chromosome 2, IMPLAD_Smil_shh, whole genome shotgun sequence DNA window cagcccttagatcatcaagatctacggttgattcgcaacccttttggatgaattcgtggtcctgagttcgaatcccaaaggtagcaaaaatttatttttcacaattcgtaaccatgttggatgaattcgtaaccctgttggataaaattcgtatattaaaaaacatttatatttatattttaagaagtgtttttactgtagccctcccatatatatatatatatatataagaggaaGTTCAATAGGAAAAATGTTTGCACCCAGATTTCGAACGgtcaataattaagattaaatttcgCATTCAGATTTTTGATGAACGTGTCTGTAATTGTGTTGAACATATCCAGATTTTGAACCTCAaatgttcaataaaattattggtatgttcaaccgcattactgacatgttcaatgtttctaATTTTCTTGTaaaactcaaccctatatatgcgtgtgtgcgtgtgtttatTACACAAATCACACTTATGATATAAAATAAGTCAGCTATGAATTAGctacaaaatattaaatttcaacgtgaaaaattatgaatttaaaaatttaaattttcgtCATTTACGAGATTTAAATTATAGGTCATGAATTCATTTAACAAAGTTATGAATCCAACATAAATTTAAACGATATAAATGCAAAAAATAACATTTATTTTATACCCCatttgttcttattttttacctttttcaccattttcaatactaattactctctccgtcttattacaaatgtctcattacttttaggcacagagattaaaaaatgtgtagaaagtagataaattTGGttcatgaaaattatttaaatattaggtatagagagagaatatattgtcaaaaatggaatgaaatatttgtaatgggacatatcattatgaaaagtgagacatttgtaatgggacggatgaagtataacacatttcaccactttcaaatattaattaaaatattttttcgcCATTTTCAATACacttaataattttatcttaAAAACTCATACTCCTCttttataaaaagttatttggggacgaaggaagtataatAAATAGTTGTACTCATTTCAATCAGTCCGCCAactcatatataatatatatcaggcaactatatatattttatttttcctttttcctaTTAGCGTTGTATTATTTAAACAGACCGGAATGTTTGGCATGGAAGCTGACCCTTCCATTTAATTTCTCTAACGACAATCAATTCTTTAGAAAACCAATCGGTTGTCTATCCGAAAACAATGTGGCCAAAAAATGCCTCAATTATTTATTCTCAAGAAAATATTGCCAAATTTTGATATTGATGCGACGATACATACATCAACCAAGCTCCTGGCCGCATTGCATTAATTTGATTAGATTAGCACTGATTAGATTAGCACGTGTATCGGAGTATAACGTTGTATacgaatcaaataattttgttcGATTCGGTATTCGTGCTCGAATTTTAATAtctttatttgaaaatttatgaATCGAAtccaaatacaaataatatttttgattcGGTTAGTTACCAAATACAAATTGATAATTTTGATATTCGACTCGATATTCGTAATTATTCGAttctattaaatatttattatatatatatatatagatagagagagagagaatatgttATTTATAACTATCTAATCTAATTATAATTGAATAGGGATAACTAATGAAATAAACGTATAACAACAACCAACCTAAACCTTATGATTAAATAGATAAGCTAataaattactccatccgttccaATAGTAGCGTCTGACTTTCCTTTTGGGCCGTCTCATTACAAGTGTCTTATTCTCTTTTTGGTAATTTATTCtttctctatacctaatatttaaataattttcaccaactcaatttatctattttttacacgctccttaatctccgtgcccaaaagtaatctGACACAactaatgggacgaagggagtataattaaatgaattaaacaaaaaataaaaataattaaaactaaattttAATATCTCTAAGCCATAAACTTAAGAGCAAATGCTTACCTTTCTTTCAGTTTCATATCTCTAGGTTGAATATAGAATCTTATATTATttagaatattattttaaatattttaaaaaaaattgaattaaatcgAATATTCGAATCAAATACGAATAGTTTGAATATTAATtcgaatcgaatacgaatcaaatttattattcgAAAAGTATTCGAATATTGATTCGAATCTTGAATAATTTCATGAATACAAATCGAATACAATGATATTCGCTTTGATTCGATTTGTTTACAACCTTAGTATCTGatacttgtaaattaatacCTTCCATTggattgaataaataaataacttatcttttcttttttatgtgTGTTCATAGGATTCGATGTCCGCAACGTTAGtgtaattatgtaaatttatgtTCGTATGGGTTATGACACTCTTATATACAATCTCATATGTCACGTTAGTAAAAGGCAAGCCAAATTTTTTAGCCTCAAGAATATATGTTCAATCACAAAATCATCTCCAAAAACCAATACTAtttttttacatatataatCGTTAGATCATAAAAACTGTAGATATTGAATAGTATGACCATATGAAATTATACATGTCGAAGTTGATATACAAAAATACTATCAATATGTActaaatcaagaaaaaaaaagagagattaATATACTTTATGTTGTCTCTCTCTTTCATAAGCTTTCGAATATAATATGTGGATAGATTTCTAGGTAGCAAATTAAAATCATTTGACCTAGGGTATACGTCTAATGatctttgtttgtttgtttgtttccttaataaattaaatttattttcgaTCAATTACGTACACATATATATGTTGTTATTCTATATAATATCGTGCGGTCATTAGTCATTACATGGATAGTGTGCGTCACAAACTTACATTGGGCACAACTGGCCATAGAATTAATTGTTTTAAGGTTTAGTTTTTTTAGTTACACgaggtatatatataaatataattaaataaatcactACACGCAGCTGatacctctacaccacacaaatataaaaaatatactacacCACATGTAGATGAAAGTCTAGGAGTTACACGAGGAGGCATTGTCAGTTGTCTTCCCGAGATTGTTTCGACTCTGTGCTGATAAGGAGGCTACTATGAAGGAGATGGGAAGATGGTCTAACGGGAGATGGGTCTGGGATTTCCAGTGGAGGAGAGACCTCTTGGACAGAGAGCTCGAAGTGGTGCAGTCGCTGACCACTTTCATCTCTGAAGTCTCGCCTAAATTTGATTGCGAAGATCGCTGGGAGTGGAGAGGGCACAAGAGTGGGACGTACACAACAAACTCGGCCTACCGAATTATCAAGAGCCTTAAAGAAGACAAGGCCGAGCTTCCTCTTGCAGTGATGGCAGCTAGAAAAATCTGGAAATCGCCGGCTCCTCACAAGGCGCGAATGACAGCGTGGAGAGCTCTCTTTAACAGACTCCCTACCTGCAACAACCTGGTCAAAAGGCAGATTGACGTGGGAGTCGTTGAGAGAAACTGCAACGGATGCTTTGCTCAAGAGGAGACAGCTAATCACATCCTCCTCCGATGTCCAAAGATCGATGGGATTTGGAATAATATGTACGCTTGGCTCGGGTTCCAGTCGGTACGTCCCTTTGCTATTCCAGATCATTTCCTTTCCTTCTCACAGCTGGGCTCGAGCAAGAATAGCGGGAGATTCCTCTCGGCCCTTTGGAGTTGTATTGTCTGGGTTGTTTGGAGGCGAAGGAACGAAAGTAGATTCGATGATAAGTCTTGGGAGATTGACCAAGTCGTTTTGGAAATCAAAGCCAGAATGTGGAGTTGGAATTCCATTTTTGATATCCTTGGAGGCGAACTCTCCTTCAGAGAGTGGTGCTCGTCGTCCATTTGCTCTCTTCTTTGTAAATAAGCTTTGCTTAGGCACCTCTGGTGTCTTCCTCTCTTCAATAAATTTCCTTttctgaccaaaaaaaaaagatgaaagtCTAGgagtgtaatcgaaccgagccgaatcgaatagtggtgtgttcaagtttgatttgttaagtatcgaatcgaatcccctACTTTTATTTgtcgaatactttgaggctcacgaacttaatcgagcctatacgaattttctaaatttatatttatgttcaaaatattgattattttcttttgaaaatagattatttcattcaaaataataaatataataattaatttcttataatAAACAGAGTTTATTgaagatttaatacaattattattatttttagtagataaatataagttgtacttactaataatttatagtatttttCAAGTTGAATAACTtaacgaacatgttcacgagctaacgagccgaatattactaagctcaagttttgCTCATGTATGTTGGGCGTCACGGTCATGATAGTATTCGGCATACTGTTGCTTGGATCCGACTGCTTACTCAGCTTCGGCGAATCCGTTTCATTCACATCCCCCGTGAGGGAAATCGACCTGTTGATTTTATGGCGAGAAGAGGGCATCAGGTTCAGACGTTGACTACTTTTGACTGTTCTTCTGCTCCTCGGTAGTTTCTTGCTCTGGTTAGGATGGATCCGCTTGGCTATCCTAATTTTAGATTCAGTTTCCATGTTGATAGTTAGTTTGCTTTGGCTTGTTTCCTTTCTGATTTCGTTTCTTTTATCTTGTGGATGTAGCCATTTTTGGGTTACGTTTCTGTATGTTTTTGTTCGGTCAATTTTTTGTTTCTCCTTATTACTTCTGTTGGGCGTTGTCACTTTTGGACAACGTTTTGTATGAGACATTGGTTGATGTTTTATATATGGGTTGGGGGTCTGCCTAACCCCTCACCCTTTGGGTGctgttttttgaaaaaaaaatggtttgTTTATCTATCAAACTTTTCTAAACGAATTTGAACGAACTTTTTtggagccgagctccgaataatTTGCAAGCGGCTTGATTTGTTTACAACTATAGATGGAACTATTACACTATACATGAATGAAAACTACACTGCATATATACGTCATTGAATTTAAAACCTCTTACAAATGAGAGTCTTTCACAATTAGTTAGTAATATAaaatattctcttttttttctttgaggAATATAAAAGAttctaaatttctaattaaGCCTAAGATAAGCGCACTCATAGGTAGGTTACAATTATGAATTTCTCCTTTAATATGTAtagaaagaaaattaaaaaatatttctctAGTCTGAAATGTCTCATACGTCTCATCAATATCTCAACTTTCAATCTTTTATTCATGTTTGACCCCGTTAAGATTTTGACGACAAGCCATTATTGAAcgcttcaatttttattttcagcTGTGGGAAGAGAGATGCTGCGAAAAGTACGTATGCTTCATTCGCTTCAATCCTATTTGCGAGTGGcgtaattttttcaattttacgTAAGTAATGATTTTATTTGTGtacaattatttttttcatctttgtATGATATAGAGATCCTGTATGCATACggattgcttatttgattatatttagggggtgtattcgttcaggattttaatagatttctgcagacttttgaaatctgagtgtattcgttcaagacttttaaaagtctatgaaaatcttgaggtattcgttcaagacttttaaaattctataaaaattcagaggtattcgtttcagacttttaaaaatctatgaaaatctagaggtatttaaaaatctatggattttaaaattggactgattttcattgatttcattcaaaaatacacatgaacaaatccgacctCGAACCACGAGAATTCGAAAGATTTTATATTTCAGCGCCGACTGGATTCCAGCGATCGTGACTCAAAAAAACAAGCGATCGTTGGGTCGTTTAACTTTGTCCTCGTAATTTGGTAGACATCTTTTGCATAAGTGCCATGCACTTGGTGGTAATTTGACATGGAAGTAGTAAGTAATATACTCATTTTCAAGGAATTTGTGCCTGAAGCAACTGAACAACAATGATTGTACCATTTACTTCTATATCGTATTTTAAATGATCGATGGGCCCGTTTAACTCTATCCAGCGGTAGTTGGCAATTTAAACTAATAGCATAAGCAAGGCTCATTCTATGTATGTATACCGCACaaagccagcggtcgctggcaAACAGCGATCGCTGGGAGCTATCCCAACGCTCAATTAACTCCAACAAGCGCTAGGATGGTAGATTTCAAATCTATAAaaatcacgtcaaattcttgttaaaattCCTACAAAATCGGTTCAAAATCTATTTAGAATTCCAAAATACATGAAGAATCTGTGTGAAAtctgtagatttttaaaatccagAGATTTAAAAAATCTACAGAATTTCTGAACGAATACACTCCCTTGATCATCTTATAATTCTAattcaaagaaaataaaaaaagtacacgtgaaaatttaaaaatgttttaacatttTGAATAATCATAAGAAAATGGGACGACATCATTTCATTCATattaaaaacaattttgaaattcCACATGTATTCATAAGGAAAATGTGTGTAATCATGTCTTAAAAGAGAAAATGACAAATTTTTGCGGacgtaaaaaataataaaattatatactttTGACAAACGAATAgagtaattaaattttattacatttaaaaatatacttaaCAAGTTTTGTGACATCTACCCCTATAACAGATTTTATGACATATCTAAAActatcacaaaatatttttattacacaTAGATCACAATAttctctttatctctctctctctcaatgtGTCACTCACTCgctcacattattattattattattacaatacACACACGTAAATATTAGGGATAATCGCCCATAAAATAATAAGTTTTCATCCAATTCTAtttttgcatacaaactttaaactGTGGCGTGATTattaaacttttgattttatctgattttgttATTAATCCAAATTCTGGGCTGACATGGTGTGTCAATATTTGACGTAACGTATTTATTCTTGCGTGGCAATTAATTGCCtataaaatattgaacttttatCAATTTCTGATTTTGtatacaaattttattaaattattctgGTTAGTCActtatcattattttttcacAAATTAACATCTAATATCATTTTTCCAAATTTCGAATAAAGCAAATTtgggttatttgctttgtgtttttttttttctaatttgatttgatatattaagttattgataattaaaatgttctttGATTGTCACATCTAAATTCGAAGAATTTTCTTACTATTGTTGAATTTATTCAAACAATTTGGGTTATTTgctttgtattctttttttaaataaaaaatattattttgtcaaCTAATTGCCATGCAAGAATAAATACACTAGGTCAGGCCGGaattggattagtagcaaaatcagataaaatcaaaagtttagtaattatcacgccacaaaaataactatatttttatatgtcAAAAAATTAGTTACACCTTTAAATATCACTAAATTTAgttacatatttttatttttgtgacacgCATGATAGCCATCCAActgtaattatatatatatatatatatatatatatagggagaggttcaaaaaAGAACTATAattaaaagaagaccggagaaccattttcagccattcgatcatcaagatctacggtggatgcatcatcttgttggatgaatgcagatcctgggttcgaatcctgaagggagcattttttttaaaaaaaaatagtgcattaattttaacagcaaatgcattaatttttacagtggatgcattagatttgatggttctcccgttctcacaaataatgtagttctctctagaaccacaccctatatatattacAATTTTATGTAGCTAGATATATTTATTAGTATCGCTATTTATCAAAAATCATGTCAAtactaaaatattttattataattgatcactacaagaaaacacgcgtttaacgaccgaaattaacgaccgaaaatttcggtcttTAATTTTGaggccttaacgaccgatttacgaccgattttattttttatttatttttattttttaacgatcgaaaattcggtcgctaattatttttttaatattttaatatttaatttttttaacgaccgaattttcggtcgtaaaaattattttttaaaattttaattatttttttaattttaacgaccgaaaattcggtcgttaatatatatatttttatttttttattaaaaaaatattttttaaaaaatatttttttaaaaaaaaattaaatttttttaatattattttttattttttttatttattttttttaatattttttaaataaaaaaatatttttttaattactttttttaaagaccgaatttttcggtcgttaaaattatttatatttattttttatttatttatatatttttttatttatttatattttaatttttttattttatttattaacgaccgaataatcggtccttaattttattttttcaattttaaaaattttaaatttcgtttttatttttatttatttttatttttatttatttttattttttgattatatataaatatatatataaatatttaattattttttattaattttctatttaattatttttttcaaattatagagaatattttgaaaatgattgttattttcataatattattctataaaaatagataatattgattattaataaaaatgtgatattatttgcaaatattaataatttattagatttattataataaattattagacttattagattttctaaattattagattcattattttcaaaatattaataattttattattttaaaataataaaattatttttcaaatattaattttattaatattgattatttgatttaatattgattttgttgtatatttgattgttatttttcatactcatatttttttttctttttttaattacgataatattattttttttgttattttaaattcgatcgtatatttattgtcaatgtttcgccgacaccacaaatcttagttattatctcgacatattataaggttatgaatgattaatgatattttatattgaattagagtttaaatgaattaataggtactatatatatcaataatacgagtgttctctattggtgactactcgaaatgaacttcaaggttaagcgtgcttgacttagagcacaagtaagatgggtga harbors:
- the LOC131009756 gene encoding uncharacterized protein LOC131009756 — encoded protein: MKEMGRWSNGRWVWDFQWRRDLLDRELEVVQSLTTFISEVSPKFDCEDRWEWRGHKSGTYTTNSAYRIIKSLKEDKAELPLAVMAARKIWKSPAPHKARMTAWRALFNRLPTCNNLVKRQIDVGVVERNCNGCFAQEETANHILLRCPKIDGIWNNMYAWLGFQSVRPFAIPDHFLSFSQLGSSKNSGRFLSALWSCIVWVVWRRRNESRFDDKSWEIDQVVLEIKARMWSWNSIFDILGGELSFREWCSSSICSLLCK